One Terriglobales bacterium genomic region harbors:
- a CDS encoding redoxin domain-containing protein, producing the protein MRLLAVALVSVLSLSCSLDATPPLSLLLVGNGESDAVKSVSEGDKAPNFTLPSQDGSSISLDQYRGKWVVLYFYPKDFTQGCTIEAHNFQRDEAQYQAKSAVILGVSLDSSDSHKEFCTKEGLNFKLLSDESAKVVSEYGSLSEFQGKKYAARNTFIIGPDGVVRKIFRGVKPNGHSQEVLVTLGDLQHTKA; encoded by the coding sequence ATGAGGCTCTTAGCCGTCGCACTTGTATCGGTTTTAAGTTTAAGTTGTTCGCTCGACGCGACTCCGCCACTCTCCCTGCTGCTGGTCGGCAACGGGGAATCGGATGCCGTCAAGAGCGTCTCTGAGGGGGATAAGGCCCCCAACTTCACCTTGCCGTCGCAAGACGGCAGCTCTATCTCGCTCGATCAATATCGTGGAAAGTGGGTGGTGTTGTACTTCTATCCCAAAGATTTCACGCAGGGTTGCACGATTGAGGCACACAACTTCCAGAGAGATGAAGCACAATACCAAGCGAAGAGCGCAGTGATTCTGGGTGTAAGCCTCGACTCAAGCGATTCCCACAAGGAGTTCTGCACGAAGGAAGGATTAAACTTCAAACTCCTTTCCGACGAATCGGCGAAGGTTGTAAGCGAGTACGGCAGCTTGAGCGAGTTTCAGGGTAAGAAGTACGCGGCCCGCAACACATTCATCATCGGTCCTGACGGAGTCGTACGTAAGATTTTTCGTGGAGTAAAGCCCAACGGACACAGCCAGGAAGTCCTGGTTACCTTAGGAGATTTACAACACACAAA